From a single Hippoglossus stenolepis isolate QCI-W04-F060 chromosome 2, HSTE1.2, whole genome shotgun sequence genomic region:
- the LOC118101295 gene encoding girdin isoform X4, translating to MESGVFLPCLDQFMLSPLVTWVKTFVPNDGGMYLDFSELLDGVFLNDIMTQINPSATPQGANNLSRDPSLRIHNLNFLVQQIKTYYLDNLRQLIMIPLPNVLLLGRTPYCEQSLEEMKKLLLLLLGCAVQCERKEEYIERIQTLDFVTRAAIAAHIQELTHSQENVLDLQWLESSDINPDEMEAVARNMATHLRHLLDQRDAHLETIAELMQEKDGVVSLLGSPSSPQSGSYSPSIQQQQQAGSQQHLAVELADSKAKIRRLRQELEEKSEQMLDCRHELENMESELKRIQQENTLLLVEARAARSYRDELDALRERAIKADKLESEVGRYREQLHKMEFYKAKVEELKEDNRMLQETKEVLEDQLAGWRARSDKIHQLEKHSLMLKAQVHDMEQEREADRRRIEELQEENLTMCLAQRRSMEESQHLGWELEQLSMTTDNSQGQQTLSVEVSERTRSQMLKLEKENQSLLRTIEELRAASTSNSLRPKQRHCRDCDRVDRVVCDTNNWSPSTDEPSGPQTSCSNTENHTNIFPLSTAPQQILNGDSNSHRRADTVELEGVQSEILLTDDPERHIQEKGQLEERGRGDFKDLMSDLEVLENIHNRLHCFVGSRDHSPGSKSSSPCHDSIFTGLPARPSYASKHTQRLEAKCKVLDSVNQQLQTSLDNTDRKVQRLEAEVQELEAENQSLQATLEELRISARRLEQLETEKQSLEQETTALEKDKRQLEKENRRLRQQAEIQEANLDSSNVCMASLEREMRFLVKEVEGLRETAERVKGLERDNRELTKQAAIDHRTLATLREELVSEKLKTQQRDNELERLSHELEMKVLNQEESLHQVETPDTSRFKMLESELESSLKKSLQIKEDKMATLEARLQESSTLNQKLRQELRTARLSCEVLQQRQQEEWTPSSSTPPMETSRAMSEWLRENQEATKELLKLKDRLIEVERNNATLEAERQAMKAQLKQLESQCVSQQAQILALQRQAASLQENNTALQTHNANLQVEKSTLSSQSASLMAQNAQLQQQQSGTESERDSAVREREELRGVHEQLLRDHERLAALHERQAMEYEALMGKHGCLKNAHRTLELEHRTLQDRYNSLLQQRTKLEDLERALREEQMRIALEKEQHKTTAAECCRLRDEKDWLNQTYRQLLSDNELLTTDHKQLKSQLNEAKLEHTWLEADFSKLKKEFQQLDITSTKLNNQCELLSQLKGNLEEENRHLLSQIETLMLQNRTLLEQTMESKDLFHVEERQYIDKLNDLRRQKEKLEEKIMDQYKFYEPSPPRRRGNWITLKLKKLMKSNSREHGLEQPSMPTHSGVAEHDSSSFLSSDGSGGSACNSAGDAMSPQRNNTTVKMFPRMRNRLKDRDKVKSIFRRSMYKDSNDSAVPLGFEDNDELQNHALNGAQSRALSESSGEFSLSLENEPWSNGSSPIQHPPSRRSSPSYQPPSDTSTPQHRDKASTMPITSNHSSDLQAAPRQKDVGLSQDFWLTRGTKCIRKGSRGKVIRRSSDSGGAVKMNTGLSGMISKSSSSKVDTTRAIACSPITVLYVQGKASSMSGCLNCFSTPLGKEGQLKGPRSPKSLPRASSVISTAEGSSRRSSVNSECRVTMKTNRLQAQALEERNNQEETSSSNQQPHSDSKNSEPVPPLKPPRDPAVVVDCPKSPVQESLLGSSFTFNSVFSNTIFSDSVVTTTSGLDAPDNQTFLCLSPSLVRNCPGESQESSHNKPQTELGVDKEQSHNAEQAAGMEEKDKPLTIA from the exons ATGGAGAGTGGAGTGTTTCTGCCCTGTCTGGACCAGTTCATGCTCAGCCCACTTGTCACCTGG GTGAAGACCTTTGTGCCAAATGATGGGGGCATGTATCTGGACTTCTCTGAATTACTGGACGGGGTCTTTTTGAATGACATAATGACCCAAAT AAACCCCTCAGCTACTCCCCAGGGTGCAAACAACCTGAGCAGGGACCCCAGTCTGAGGATCCACAACCTGAACTTTCTCGTCCAGCAGATCAAGACGTATTATCTG GATAATCTGAGACAGTTAATCATGATACCTCTGCcaaatgtgctgctgcttgGCAGGACTCCGTACTGTG AACAAAGTctggaggaaatgaagaagCTCTTGTTGTTACTGTTGGGATGTGCAGTCCAG tgtgagaggaaagaagaaTACATCGAGAGGATCCAGACGCTTGACTTTGTCACAAGAGCTGCAATAGCTGCACATATTCAGGAG TTGACCCACAGTCAGGAGAACGTGCTGGATCTGCAGTGGTTGGAGTCGAGTGACATTAACCCAGATGAGATGGAGGCCGTTGCAAGGAACATGGCCACGCACCTCCGACACCTGCTGGACCAGAGGGACGCCCACCTGGAG ACTATAGCAGAGCTGATGCAGGAGAAGGACGGCGTGGTTAGCTTGCTCGGTAGCCCCTCCAGCCCACAGTCCGGCAGCTACTCTCCCagcattcagcagcagcagcaggcagggtCCCAGCAACACCTGGCGGTGGAGCTGGCTGACTCCAAGGCCAAGATCAGACGACTCAGGCAAGAACT agaggaaaagagtgagCAGATGCTGGACTGCCGACATGAGCTGGAGAACATGGAGTCGGAGCTGAAGAGGATCCAGCAGGAG AACACCCTGCTGCTTGTGGAGGCGCGAGCAGCCCGCTCCTACCGAGATGAGCTGGAcgccctgagagagagagccatCAAGGCGGACAAGCTGGAGAGCGAGGTGGGACGTTACAGAGAGCAACTGCACAAGATGGAGTTCTACAAGGCCAAAGTGGAG GAGCTAAAGGAGGATAACAGGATGCTACAGGAGACCAAAGAGGTGTTGGAGGATCAGCTGGCAGGCTGGAGAGCACGCTCCGATAAAATCCACCAGCTGGAGAAGCACAGTCTGATGCTGAAGGCCCAGGTTCATGATATGGAACAG GAGAGGGAGGCTGATCGGAGGCGCAtcgaggagctgcaggaggagaaccTGACCATGTGTTTGGCTCAGAGGAGAAGCATGGAGGAGTCTCAGCACCTGGGCTGGGAGTTAGAGCAGCTCTCCATGACCACTGACAACTCCCAAG GCCAACAGACGCTGAGTGTGGAGGTGAGTGAGAGGACCCGCAGTCAGATGCTgaagctggagaaggagaaccaAAGTCTCCTGAGGACCATCGAGGAACTGAGAGCTGCCTCTACCAGCAACAGCCTGCGGCCCAAACAAAGACACTGCCGTGACTGCGACCGGGTTGACCGGGTGGTCTGCGACACCAACAACTGGAGCCCATCAACAGACGAGCCTTCAGGGCCTCAAACCTCCTGCTCAAATACAGAAAACCACACTAATATATTCCCGCTGAGCACGGCACCACAGCAGATTCTGAACGGAGATTCAAACTCCCACCGGCGAGCAGACACAGTAGAGCTGGAGGGAGTCCAGAGTGAGATCCTCCTCACAGACGATCCAGAGCGTCACATTCAAGAGAAGGGACAACTAGAGGAGCGAGGTAGAGGAGATTTCAAAGACCTGATGTCTGATCTGGAAGTTTTAGAAAACATTCACAATAGGCTCCATTGTTTTGTGGGATCACGTGATCACTCCCCTGGCTCAAAGAGCAGCAGTCCCTGCCACGACAGCATCTTCACAGGGCTGCCAGCACGGCCGTCCTACGCCAGcaagcacacacagaggctggagGCCAAGTGCAAGGTCCTGGACTCAGTtaatcagcagctgcagacttCTCTGGACAACACTG ACCGCAAAGTTCAGCGTCTGGAGGCAGAGGTTCAGGAGCTGGAGGCAGAGAACCAGAGTCTGCAGGCCACCTTAGAGGAGCTTCGGATCTCCGCGAGACGCCTCGAACAACTGGAAACCGAGAAGCAGAGTCTGGAGCAAGAGACCACAGCTCTGGAGAAAGACAAGAggcagctggagaaggagaatcGACGCCTCCGCCAGCAG GCTGAGATCCAGGAAGCCAACTTGGACAGCAGTAACGTCTGCATGGCCAGCCTGGAGAGGGAGATGCGTTTTCtggtgaaggaggtggaggggttgAGGGAGACTGCTGAGAGGGTCAAAGGCCTGGAGAGAGACAACAGGGAACTGACCAAGCAGGCAGCTATCGACCACAGGACGCTGGCCACACTCAGAGAG GAGCTGGTGAGTGAGAAGCTGAAGACCCAGCAGAGAGACAATGAACTGGAGCGGCTGAGCCATGAGCTGGAGATGAAGGTcctgaaccaggaggagagTCTACATCAGGTTGAAACACCAGACACCAG cagGTTCAAGATGCTGGAGTCGGAGCTGGAGTCATCTTTGAAAAAGTCACTGCAGATCAAAGAGGACAAGATGGCCACTCTGGAGGCTCGTCTGCAGGAATCCTCCACCCTGAACCAGAAGCTGCGCCAGGAGCTCAGGACT GCGAGGCTGAGCTGTGAggttctgcagcagaggcagcaggaggagtgGACTCCGTCGAGCTCCACCCCCCCGATGGAGACAAGCAGAGCGATGAGTGAATGGCTGCGTGAAAACCAGGAGGCCACCAAGGAACTGCTGAAGCTCAAAGACCGTCTCATTGAAGTGGAGAGGAAT aaTGCGACACTGGAGGCAGAGCGCCAGGCGATGAAGGCCCAACTGAAGCAGCTGGAGAGTCAGTGTGTCAGCCAGCAGGCTCAGATCCTTGCCCTGCAGAGGCAGGCTGCCTCACTGCAGGAGAACAACacagctctgcagacacacaacgCTAACCTGCAG GTGGAGAAATCTACGCTGAGCTCACAGAGTGCCTCCCTCATGGCGCAGAAtgctcagctgcagcagcagcagtcagggaCAGAGAGCGAGCGGGACAGCGCCGTAAGGGAACGCGAAGAGCTGCGTGGGGTTCACGAGCAGCTATTACGAGATCACGAGCGGCTGGCTGCTCTGCATGAGCGGCAGGCCATGGAGTACGAGGCGCTGATGGGCAAACATGGCTGCCTGAAAAACGCTCACCGCACACTGGAGCTGGAGCACCGCACCCTGCAGGACAG ATACAATAGCCTGCTGCAACAAAGAACCAAGCTGGAAGACCTGGAGAGGGCCCTGAGGGAGGAGCAGATGAGGATAGCTCTGGAGAAAGAGCAGCACAAGacaactgcagctgaatgtTGCAGACTCCGTGATGAGAAGGACTG GCTGAACCAGACGTACCGTCAGCTTCTCAGCGACAACGAGCTGCTGACAACCGATCACAAGCAGCTGAAGAGCCAGCTGAACGAGGCCAAGCTGGAGCACACATGGCTGGAGGCCGACTTCTCCAAGCTCAAGAAGGAGTTTCAGCAGCTGGACATCACCTCCACAAAACTCAACAACCAGTGTGAG CTGCTGAGCCAGTTAAAGGGAAACCTGGAGGAAGAGAATCGTCACCTGCTCAGCCAGATCGAGACGCTGATGCTGCAGAATCGAACGCTGTTGGAGCAGACAATGGAGAGCAAGGATCTGTTTCATGTTGAAGAGCGACAGTATAT TGACAAGCTTAATGATTTGAGGAGgcagaaggagaagctggaggaaaAGATAATGGACCAGTACAAGTTTTATGAGCCTTCGCCTCCACGCAG aCGTGGAAACTGGATCACTCTCAAACTGAAGAAGTTGATGAAGTCCAATAGCCGGGAGCATGGACTAGAGCAGCCCTCCATGCCCACACACTCAGGTGTTGCTGAGCATGACAGCAGCTCCTTCCTCAGCTCTGATGGCTCCGGCGGCTCGGCCTGCAACTCAGCGGGCGATGCCATGTCACCCCAACGTAACAACA ccacagtgaaaatgtttccCCGTAtgaggaacaggctgaaggacagagacaaagtCAAGTCCATCTTCCGTCGATCCATGT ACAAGGATTCAAATGATAGCGCTGTGCCACTTGGATTTGAGGACAACGATGAGCTGCAGAATCACG CTCTGAATGGCGCCCAGAGTCGCGCCCTCAGCGAGAGCAGCGGTGAGTTCAGCCTGAGTCTTGAGAACGAGCCGTGGTCGAACGGCAGCAGCCCTATCCAGCACCCCCCATCACGCCGTTCGTCCCCCTCCTACCAGCCGCCCAGCGATACCTCCACCCCCCAACACAGGGACAAAGCTTCTACCATGCCCATCACCAGCAATCACAGTTCAGATCTCCAGGCTGCACCGAGACAGAAAGATGTGGGGCTCTCACAGGACTTCTGGCTCACCAGGGGCACAAAGTGCATCCGGAAGGGGTCAAGAGGCAAAGTGATTCGTCGCTCATCAGATTCAGGGGGAGCAGTCAAAATGAACACAGGGCTCAGTGGGATGATTTCTAAATCAAGCTCAAGCAAAGTGGACACCACCCGAGCCATTGCTTGTTCACCAATCACGGTGTTGTATGTTCAGGGGAAGGCGTCCTCGATGTCTGGGTGCCTCAACTGCTTCTCCACACCTCTGGGGAAAGAGGGGCAGCTGAAAGGGCCTAGGTCACCTAAAAGTCTCCCTCGCGCCAGCAGTGTAATATCCACAGCAGAGGGCTCATCCCGACGCTCCAGCGTCAACAGCGAATGCAGGGTGACCATGAAGACTAACAGGCTCCAAGCCCAGGCTTTAGAGGAGAGAAATAATCAAGAGGAAACATCGAGTAGTAATCAACAACCACACTCAGACTCTAAAAACAGTGAACCAGTTCCTCCTCTTAAACCTCCCAGAGACCCAGCGGTTGTCGTTGACTGTCCCAAATCCCCTGTGCAGGAGTCACTTCTTGGCTCCTCGTTCACGTTCAACTCCGTCTTCTCCAACACCATCTTCAGCGATTCCGTGGTCACGACTACATCAGGTCTGGATGCGCCTGACAACCAGACCTTCCTGTGTCTCAGTCCATCTCTGGTGCGGAACTGTCCAGGCGAGAGCCAGGAGTCATCTCACaacaaaccacagacagagcTCGGAGTCGATAAGGAGCAGAGTCACAATGCAGAACAGGCTGCTGGGATGGAAGAGAAGGACAAACCGCTCACAATCGCATGA
- the LOC118101295 gene encoding girdin isoform X1 — protein sequence MESGVFLPCLDQFMLSPLVTWVKTFVPNDGGMYLDFSELLDGVFLNDIMTQINPSATPQGANNLSRDPSLRIHNLNFLVQQIKTYYLDNLRQLIMIPLPNVLLLGRTPYCEQSLEEMKKLLLLLLGCAVQCERKEEYIERIQTLDFVTRAAIAAHIQELTHSQENVLDLQWLESSDINPDEMEAVARNMATHLRHLLDQRDAHLETIAELMQEKDGVVSLLGSPSSPQSGSYSPSIQQQQQAGSQQHLAVELADSKAKIRRLRQELEEKSEQMLDCRHELENMESELKRIQQENTLLLVEARAARSYRDELDALRERAIKADKLESEVGRYREQLHKMEFYKAKVEELKEDNRMLQETKEVLEDQLAGWRARSDKIHQLEKHSLMLKAQVHDMEQEREADRRRIEELQEENLTMCLAQRRSMEESQHLGWELEQLSMTTDNSQGQQTLSVEVSERTRSQMLKLEKENQSLLRTIEELRAASTSNSLRPKQRHCRDCDRVDRVVCDTNNWSPSTDEPSGPQTSCSNTENHTNIFPLSTAPQQILNGDSNSHRRADTVELEGVQSEILLTDDPERHIQEKGQLEERGRGDFKDLMSDLEVLENIHNRLHCFVGSRDHSPGSKSSSPCHDSIFTGLPARPSYASKHTQRLEAKCKVLDSVNQQLQTSLDNTDRKVQRLEAEVQELEAENQSLQATLEELRISARRLEQLETEKQSLEQETTALEKDKRQLEKENRRLRQQAEIQEANLDSSNVCMASLEREMRFLVKEVEGLRETAERVKGLERDNRELTKQAAIDHRTLATLREELVSEKLKTQQRDNELERLSHELEMKVLNQEESLHQVETPDTSRFKMLESELESSLKKSLQIKEDKMATLEARLQESSTLNQKLRQELRTARLSCEVLQQRQQEEWTPSSSTPPMETSRAMSEWLRENQEATKELLKLKDRLIEVERNNATLEAERQAMKAQLKQLESQCVSQQAQILALQRQAASLQENNTALQTHNANLQVEKSTLSSQSASLMAQNAQLQQQQSGTESERDSAVREREELRGVHEQLLRDHERLAALHERQAMEYEALMGKHGCLKNAHRTLELEHRTLQDRYNSLLQQRTKLEDLERALREEQMRIALEKEQHKTTAAECCRLRDEKDWLNQTYRQLLSDNELLTTDHKQLKSQLNEAKLEHTWLEADFSKLKKEFQQLDITSTKLNNQCELLSQLKGNLEEENRHLLSQIETLMLQNRTLLEQTMESKDLFHVEERQYIDKLNDLRRQKEKLEEKIMDQYKFYEPSPPRRRGNWITLKLKKLMKSNSREHGLEQPSMPTHSGVAEHDSSSFLSSDGSGGSACNSAGDAMSPQRNNTTVKMFPRMRNRLKDRDKVKSIFRRSMSLSSLASPAASWVDGSQQLEGSEADVERDRKDTLTSSLTTSILSIHHLHHPTTPPSSGRLHTTTDTVRDVSELWETDKDSNDSAVPLGFEDNDELQNHALNGAQSRALSESSGEFSLSLENEPWSNGSSPIQHPPSRRSSPSYQPPSDTSTPQHRDKASTMPITSNHSSDLQAAPRQKDVGLSQDFWLTRGTKCIRKGSRGKVIRRSSDSGGAVKMNTGLSGMISKSSSSKVDTTRAIACSPITVLYVQGKASSMSGCLNCFSTPLGKEGQLKGPRSPKSLPRASSVISTAEGSSRRSSVNSECRVTMKTNRLQAQALEERNNQEETSSSNQQPHSDSKNSEPVPPLKPPRDPAVVVDCPKSPVQESLLGSSFTFNSVFSNTIFSDSVVTTTSGLDAPDNQTFLCLSPSLVRNCPGESQESSHNKPQTELGVDKEQSHNAEQAAGMEEKDKPLTIA from the exons ATGGAGAGTGGAGTGTTTCTGCCCTGTCTGGACCAGTTCATGCTCAGCCCACTTGTCACCTGG GTGAAGACCTTTGTGCCAAATGATGGGGGCATGTATCTGGACTTCTCTGAATTACTGGACGGGGTCTTTTTGAATGACATAATGACCCAAAT AAACCCCTCAGCTACTCCCCAGGGTGCAAACAACCTGAGCAGGGACCCCAGTCTGAGGATCCACAACCTGAACTTTCTCGTCCAGCAGATCAAGACGTATTATCTG GATAATCTGAGACAGTTAATCATGATACCTCTGCcaaatgtgctgctgcttgGCAGGACTCCGTACTGTG AACAAAGTctggaggaaatgaagaagCTCTTGTTGTTACTGTTGGGATGTGCAGTCCAG tgtgagaggaaagaagaaTACATCGAGAGGATCCAGACGCTTGACTTTGTCACAAGAGCTGCAATAGCTGCACATATTCAGGAG TTGACCCACAGTCAGGAGAACGTGCTGGATCTGCAGTGGTTGGAGTCGAGTGACATTAACCCAGATGAGATGGAGGCCGTTGCAAGGAACATGGCCACGCACCTCCGACACCTGCTGGACCAGAGGGACGCCCACCTGGAG ACTATAGCAGAGCTGATGCAGGAGAAGGACGGCGTGGTTAGCTTGCTCGGTAGCCCCTCCAGCCCACAGTCCGGCAGCTACTCTCCCagcattcagcagcagcagcaggcagggtCCCAGCAACACCTGGCGGTGGAGCTGGCTGACTCCAAGGCCAAGATCAGACGACTCAGGCAAGAACT agaggaaaagagtgagCAGATGCTGGACTGCCGACATGAGCTGGAGAACATGGAGTCGGAGCTGAAGAGGATCCAGCAGGAG AACACCCTGCTGCTTGTGGAGGCGCGAGCAGCCCGCTCCTACCGAGATGAGCTGGAcgccctgagagagagagccatCAAGGCGGACAAGCTGGAGAGCGAGGTGGGACGTTACAGAGAGCAACTGCACAAGATGGAGTTCTACAAGGCCAAAGTGGAG GAGCTAAAGGAGGATAACAGGATGCTACAGGAGACCAAAGAGGTGTTGGAGGATCAGCTGGCAGGCTGGAGAGCACGCTCCGATAAAATCCACCAGCTGGAGAAGCACAGTCTGATGCTGAAGGCCCAGGTTCATGATATGGAACAG GAGAGGGAGGCTGATCGGAGGCGCAtcgaggagctgcaggaggagaaccTGACCATGTGTTTGGCTCAGAGGAGAAGCATGGAGGAGTCTCAGCACCTGGGCTGGGAGTTAGAGCAGCTCTCCATGACCACTGACAACTCCCAAG GCCAACAGACGCTGAGTGTGGAGGTGAGTGAGAGGACCCGCAGTCAGATGCTgaagctggagaaggagaaccaAAGTCTCCTGAGGACCATCGAGGAACTGAGAGCTGCCTCTACCAGCAACAGCCTGCGGCCCAAACAAAGACACTGCCGTGACTGCGACCGGGTTGACCGGGTGGTCTGCGACACCAACAACTGGAGCCCATCAACAGACGAGCCTTCAGGGCCTCAAACCTCCTGCTCAAATACAGAAAACCACACTAATATATTCCCGCTGAGCACGGCACCACAGCAGATTCTGAACGGAGATTCAAACTCCCACCGGCGAGCAGACACAGTAGAGCTGGAGGGAGTCCAGAGTGAGATCCTCCTCACAGACGATCCAGAGCGTCACATTCAAGAGAAGGGACAACTAGAGGAGCGAGGTAGAGGAGATTTCAAAGACCTGATGTCTGATCTGGAAGTTTTAGAAAACATTCACAATAGGCTCCATTGTTTTGTGGGATCACGTGATCACTCCCCTGGCTCAAAGAGCAGCAGTCCCTGCCACGACAGCATCTTCACAGGGCTGCCAGCACGGCCGTCCTACGCCAGcaagcacacacagaggctggagGCCAAGTGCAAGGTCCTGGACTCAGTtaatcagcagctgcagacttCTCTGGACAACACTG ACCGCAAAGTTCAGCGTCTGGAGGCAGAGGTTCAGGAGCTGGAGGCAGAGAACCAGAGTCTGCAGGCCACCTTAGAGGAGCTTCGGATCTCCGCGAGACGCCTCGAACAACTGGAAACCGAGAAGCAGAGTCTGGAGCAAGAGACCACAGCTCTGGAGAAAGACAAGAggcagctggagaaggagaatcGACGCCTCCGCCAGCAG GCTGAGATCCAGGAAGCCAACTTGGACAGCAGTAACGTCTGCATGGCCAGCCTGGAGAGGGAGATGCGTTTTCtggtgaaggaggtggaggggttgAGGGAGACTGCTGAGAGGGTCAAAGGCCTGGAGAGAGACAACAGGGAACTGACCAAGCAGGCAGCTATCGACCACAGGACGCTGGCCACACTCAGAGAG GAGCTGGTGAGTGAGAAGCTGAAGACCCAGCAGAGAGACAATGAACTGGAGCGGCTGAGCCATGAGCTGGAGATGAAGGTcctgaaccaggaggagagTCTACATCAGGTTGAAACACCAGACACCAG cagGTTCAAGATGCTGGAGTCGGAGCTGGAGTCATCTTTGAAAAAGTCACTGCAGATCAAAGAGGACAAGATGGCCACTCTGGAGGCTCGTCTGCAGGAATCCTCCACCCTGAACCAGAAGCTGCGCCAGGAGCTCAGGACT GCGAGGCTGAGCTGTGAggttctgcagcagaggcagcaggaggagtgGACTCCGTCGAGCTCCACCCCCCCGATGGAGACAAGCAGAGCGATGAGTGAATGGCTGCGTGAAAACCAGGAGGCCACCAAGGAACTGCTGAAGCTCAAAGACCGTCTCATTGAAGTGGAGAGGAAT aaTGCGACACTGGAGGCAGAGCGCCAGGCGATGAAGGCCCAACTGAAGCAGCTGGAGAGTCAGTGTGTCAGCCAGCAGGCTCAGATCCTTGCCCTGCAGAGGCAGGCTGCCTCACTGCAGGAGAACAACacagctctgcagacacacaacgCTAACCTGCAG GTGGAGAAATCTACGCTGAGCTCACAGAGTGCCTCCCTCATGGCGCAGAAtgctcagctgcagcagcagcagtcagggaCAGAGAGCGAGCGGGACAGCGCCGTAAGGGAACGCGAAGAGCTGCGTGGGGTTCACGAGCAGCTATTACGAGATCACGAGCGGCTGGCTGCTCTGCATGAGCGGCAGGCCATGGAGTACGAGGCGCTGATGGGCAAACATGGCTGCCTGAAAAACGCTCACCGCACACTGGAGCTGGAGCACCGCACCCTGCAGGACAG ATACAATAGCCTGCTGCAACAAAGAACCAAGCTGGAAGACCTGGAGAGGGCCCTGAGGGAGGAGCAGATGAGGATAGCTCTGGAGAAAGAGCAGCACAAGacaactgcagctgaatgtTGCAGACTCCGTGATGAGAAGGACTG GCTGAACCAGACGTACCGTCAGCTTCTCAGCGACAACGAGCTGCTGACAACCGATCACAAGCAGCTGAAGAGCCAGCTGAACGAGGCCAAGCTGGAGCACACATGGCTGGAGGCCGACTTCTCCAAGCTCAAGAAGGAGTTTCAGCAGCTGGACATCACCTCCACAAAACTCAACAACCAGTGTGAG CTGCTGAGCCAGTTAAAGGGAAACCTGGAGGAAGAGAATCGTCACCTGCTCAGCCAGATCGAGACGCTGATGCTGCAGAATCGAACGCTGTTGGAGCAGACAATGGAGAGCAAGGATCTGTTTCATGTTGAAGAGCGACAGTATAT TGACAAGCTTAATGATTTGAGGAGgcagaaggagaagctggaggaaaAGATAATGGACCAGTACAAGTTTTATGAGCCTTCGCCTCCACGCAG aCGTGGAAACTGGATCACTCTCAAACTGAAGAAGTTGATGAAGTCCAATAGCCGGGAGCATGGACTAGAGCAGCCCTCCATGCCCACACACTCAGGTGTTGCTGAGCATGACAGCAGCTCCTTCCTCAGCTCTGATGGCTCCGGCGGCTCGGCCTGCAACTCAGCGGGCGATGCCATGTCACCCCAACGTAACAACA ccacagtgaaaatgtttccCCGTAtgaggaacaggctgaaggacagagacaaagtCAAGTCCATCTTCCGTCGATCCATGT CCCTGAGCAGCCTGGCCTCTCCCGCTGCCTCGTGGGTAGACGGCTCACAGCAGCTGGAAGGGTCAGAGGCTGATGTGGAGCGGGACAGGAAGGACACACTGACCTCATCCCTCACCACCTCCATCTTGTCCATTCACCACCTTCACCATCCCACCACTCCACCATCGTCAGGCCGTCTCCACACCACCACAGACACTGTTCGGGATGTTTCCGAGCTGTGGGAGACAG ACAAGGATTCAAATGATAGCGCTGTGCCACTTGGATTTGAGGACAACGATGAGCTGCAGAATCACG CTCTGAATGGCGCCCAGAGTCGCGCCCTCAGCGAGAGCAGCGGTGAGTTCAGCCTGAGTCTTGAGAACGAGCCGTGGTCGAACGGCAGCAGCCCTATCCAGCACCCCCCATCACGCCGTTCGTCCCCCTCCTACCAGCCGCCCAGCGATACCTCCACCCCCCAACACAGGGACAAAGCTTCTACCATGCCCATCACCAGCAATCACAGTTCAGATCTCCAGGCTGCACCGAGACAGAAAGATGTGGGGCTCTCACAGGACTTCTGGCTCACCAGGGGCACAAAGTGCATCCGGAAGGGGTCAAGAGGCAAAGTGATTCGTCGCTCATCAGATTCAGGGGGAGCAGTCAAAATGAACACAGGGCTCAGTGGGATGATTTCTAAATCAAGCTCAAGCAAAGTGGACACCACCCGAGCCATTGCTTGTTCACCAATCACGGTGTTGTATGTTCAGGGGAAGGCGTCCTCGATGTCTGGGTGCCTCAACTGCTTCTCCACACCTCTGGGGAAAGAGGGGCAGCTGAAAGGGCCTAGGTCACCTAAAAGTCTCCCTCGCGCCAGCAGTGTAATATCCACAGCAGAGGGCTCATCCCGACGCTCCAGCGTCAACAGCGAATGCAGGGTGACCATGAAGACTAACAGGCTCCAAGCCCAGGCTTTAGAGGAGAGAAATAATCAAGAGGAAACATCGAGTAGTAATCAACAACCACACTCAGACTCTAAAAACAGTGAACCAGTTCCTCCTCTTAAACCTCCCAGAGACCCAGCGGTTGTCGTTGACTGTCCCAAATCCCCTGTGCAGGAGTCACTTCTTGGCTCCTCGTTCACGTTCAACTCCGTCTTCTCCAACACCATCTTCAGCGATTCCGTGGTCACGACTACATCAGGTCTGGATGCGCCTGACAACCAGACCTTCCTGTGTCTCAGTCCATCTCTGGTGCGGAACTGTCCAGGCGAGAGCCAGGAGTCATCTCACaacaaaccacagacagagcTCGGAGTCGATAAGGAGCAGAGTCACAATGCAGAACAGGCTGCTGGGATGGAAGAGAAGGACAAACCGCTCACAATCGCATGA